Proteins encoded within one genomic window of Brenneria nigrifluens DSM 30175 = ATCC 13028:
- a CDS encoding ANR family transcriptional regulator — protein sequence MAMQNIAKVALLREALRNGPCTSAELNALTGVRIALIGALLGRDIRRGTVVRGTMNKHRVYGLAGSIEPQFLKKEKLCQHAITPAPSRADFPSITRYAAELERRKQFIQAHRVWLSASSMARTHENRNWCEVRAQVCSNSMRGV from the coding sequence ATGGCTATGCAAAACATCGCTAAAGTCGCCTTGCTGCGCGAAGCGTTACGGAACGGGCCGTGTACCTCTGCGGAGCTTAACGCTTTGACCGGCGTCCGTATCGCGCTGATTGGCGCATTGCTGGGGCGGGATATTCGGCGCGGTACTGTTGTTCGCGGCACGATGAATAAACACCGTGTCTATGGGCTTGCCGGTTCTATTGAACCTCAGTTCCTTAAAAAGGAAAAACTCTGTCAGCACGCCATTACCCCCGCCCCGTCCAGGGCGGACTTTCCCAGCATCACCCGTTACGCCGCCGAGCTTGAGCGCCGGAAACAGTTTATCCAGGCGCATCGCGTCTGGCTGTCTGCCTCATCAATGGCCCGGACTCATGAAAACCGGAACTGGTGCGAAGTTCGCGCCCAGGTCTGTTCCAACTCAATGCGCGGGGTGTGA
- a CDS encoding DUF4406 domain-containing protein has protein sequence MSRKPTVFISGPMTGREDYNRDEFNFEAKELEKQGFIVLNPAILPDGLEHKHYMAMSLAMLEQADAIYLLEGWEKSTGATLEFDRAKQRGLLFMYQSTEVFTAAVARFRQQKGELREEVEY, from the coding sequence ATGAGCAGAAAACCAACCGTATTTATCTCCGGCCCGATGACCGGGCGCGAAGACTACAACCGCGACGAGTTCAATTTCGAAGCGAAGGAGCTGGAGAAACAAGGCTTTATCGTTCTTAACCCCGCGATTCTGCCGGATGGTCTGGAGCATAAGCATTATATGGCGATGTCGTTAGCGATGCTGGAACAGGCCGACGCGATTTATCTGCTGGAAGGATGGGAAAAAAGTACCGGCGCAACGCTGGAGTTTGATCGCGCCAAACAGCGCGGGCTGCTGTTTATGTACCAGAGTACCGAGGTGTTTACGGCGGCTGTCGCACGCTTTCGGCAGCAGAAAGGTGAATTGCGTGAAGAGGTTGAATACTAA
- a CDS encoding gp16 family protein, whose product MNIQQRRMIGAIKAGQAHLGWDDETYRSVLARLTGKASSTLCTITELEQVKEYMHQQGYPRKAKKYGRKPSVPASKKSVLGKIEALLASAGRPWSYAETMAQHMFGVRYVDWLDIQQLTKLMQALIIDAKRRKKAEE is encoded by the coding sequence ATGAATATTCAGCAACGCCGTATGATTGGCGCGATAAAAGCGGGCCAGGCGCATTTAGGCTGGGACGATGAGACTTATCGCAGCGTTCTGGCCCGGTTGACGGGTAAAGCCTCATCGACCCTTTGCACCATCACCGAACTGGAGCAAGTGAAGGAGTATATGCACCAGCAGGGTTATCCACGGAAGGCTAAAAAGTATGGCCGTAAACCCAGCGTTCCCGCCAGTAAGAAATCGGTACTCGGCAAAATAGAGGCGTTGCTTGCCTCTGCGGGGCGTCCGTGGTCGTATGCGGAGACTATGGCACAGCACATGTTTGGTGTACGATACGTTGACTGGCTGGATATACAGCAGTTAACTAAATTAATGCAGGCGTTAATTATCGACGCCAAACGTCGCAAAAAAGCCGAGGAATAA
- a CDS encoding Mor transcription activator family protein, whose amino-acid sequence MELERVAGLLPDVVLQIADLIGFPATARLLEKFGGTTFPIGKGLRALGAHRAELLRETVGDDNAALLVKDFGGEVLYLPRCDRALRELRNQRFLTEFAELRDGGTSSLMVMTQLCPKYGFSDRFAWELVRESKSSVTHTQQSLF is encoded by the coding sequence ATGGAACTGGAGCGCGTTGCCGGGCTGCTGCCCGATGTGGTACTACAGATTGCCGACTTGATCGGCTTTCCGGCAACCGCTCGGTTACTGGAGAAATTCGGCGGCACAACCTTCCCTATCGGGAAAGGGCTACGGGCGCTGGGCGCTCATCGCGCAGAACTGCTGCGTGAGACGGTCGGTGATGATAATGCGGCTCTGCTTGTTAAGGATTTCGGCGGCGAAGTGCTTTATCTTCCACGCTGTGATCGCGCTTTGCGTGAACTGCGTAACCAGCGCTTTCTTACTGAGTTTGCCGAACTGCGGGACGGTGGTACATCATCACTGATGGTTATGACGCAGCTCTGCCCTAAATACGGCTTTTCCGACCGTTTCGCCTGGGAGTTGGTGCGGGAGAGCAAAAGTTCAGTTACACATACACAGCAATCACTTTTTTAA
- a CDS encoding glycoside hydrolase family 19 protein, which translates to MTPVQLQFAARIRPDLAERWHPHIDAALQMFAINTPKRIAAFIAQTAHESVGFTRVIESFNYSVGGLSVFGKRLSAAQREALGRHSGEKYLPLERQRAIANLVYGSRMGNKASSDGWTFRGRGLIQITGLENYVNCSRALGIDFVLKPELLETEQYAALSAGWFWARNCCNEFADIGDIVGMTRRINGGTNGLDERLAIYKIACSALGVSA; encoded by the coding sequence ATAACCCCTGTTCAATTACAATTTGCGGCCCGCATTCGGCCTGATCTGGCTGAGCGTTGGCATCCCCACATTGATGCGGCGTTGCAGATGTTCGCCATCAACACGCCGAAACGGATTGCCGCATTTATTGCCCAGACCGCCCATGAGTCCGTTGGCTTTACCCGCGTCATTGAGTCGTTCAACTACTCAGTCGGCGGTCTGTCGGTGTTTGGCAAGAGACTCAGCGCTGCCCAACGTGAAGCTCTGGGGCGGCATTCGGGTGAAAAGTATCTACCGCTGGAGCGCCAGCGGGCAATCGCCAATCTGGTTTATGGCTCACGCATGGGCAATAAGGCATCCAGCGACGGCTGGACATTTCGTGGCCGTGGACTGATACAGATCACCGGCCTTGAAAACTACGTGAACTGTAGTCGGGCGCTGGGTATCGATTTTGTTCTCAAGCCGGAATTACTGGAGACAGAGCAGTATGCCGCGCTCTCTGCCGGTTGGTTCTGGGCCAGAAATTGTTGCAACGAATTTGCTGATATCGGCGATATCGTGGGCATGACGCGGCGAATCAATGGCGGTACGAACGGGCTGGATGAGCGCCTGGCAATCTACAAAATCGCCTGTTCTGCGCTGGGGGTGTCGGCATGA
- a CDS encoding DUF1804 family protein, whose product MAHPQETRDKLRRSYIFGQMSLEIASAQSGVAFATARRWKKDAQDAGDDWDKLRAAHVIAGGGLEDIGRAVLTGLVTQYQTTLEMLNGAADIPARERVELLASLADAFNKATSASKKILPETSELSVALDVLQLFSTFISEHHPKQLAAFVNILESFGEVIEKRYG is encoded by the coding sequence ATGGCGCATCCGCAGGAAACCCGCGACAAGCTGCGCCGCTCTTACATATTCGGTCAGATGTCGCTTGAAATTGCCTCCGCGCAGTCTGGCGTGGCATTCGCCACTGCCCGGCGATGGAAGAAAGACGCGCAGGACGCAGGCGATGACTGGGACAAACTGCGTGCCGCCCACGTTATCGCAGGCGGCGGTCTGGAAGATATCGGCCGCGCTGTGCTTACAGGGCTGGTAACGCAATATCAGACCACGCTGGAAATGCTTAACGGGGCGGCGGATATCCCGGCAAGGGAGCGTGTCGAACTGTTGGCAAGCCTGGCGGATGCATTTAACAAAGCGACGTCGGCCAGTAAGAAGATCCTGCCGGAAACCAGCGAGCTATCCGTTGCGTTGGACGTCCTCCAGTTGTTTTCAACCTTCATTAGCGAGCATCACCCGAAGCAACTGGCAGCGTTCGTGAACATCCTGGAATCATTTGGCGAGGTGATAGAGAAACGTTATGGCTGA